One window of Planctomycetia bacterium genomic DNA carries:
- the lpxA gene encoding acyl-ACP--UDP-N-acetylglucosamine O-acyltransferase — MPKIAPSATVDPKAELAEDVEIGPGCYVGPKVTIGRGTVLMPNATILGCTSIGEGNIFYPATVIGAAPQDLKYKGTDTQLIIGDHNIFREGVTAHTGTEVAGGHTKVGSHNQFQVGTHLAHDVIVGDHCILSNQVQVAGHVQIESNVTISGLVGIQQFVTIGRYSFITGMARCTMDAPPYMIYGFEGSIQGVNVKGLGRWGFQESAIQQLRDVYKKLFPRKGQAVNTYSLRTLYGLLPSGKKDDRNGSVTLARRLSDVDSMTNLDEHCRYLIDFVKRSIHSGVHGRYLESCRRDGNGERPAFYAGNGGNGR; from the coding sequence ATGCCCAAGATCGCACCCAGTGCGACAGTTGATCCCAAGGCGGAGCTGGCCGAAGACGTAGAGATCGGCCCGGGTTGCTATGTCGGTCCGAAAGTCACAATCGGCCGCGGCACTGTCCTGATGCCTAATGCGACGATCCTCGGTTGCACGAGTATCGGCGAGGGCAATATCTTTTATCCGGCCACCGTCATCGGCGCTGCCCCGCAGGACCTCAAGTACAAGGGCACCGACACCCAGCTCATCATCGGCGATCACAACATCTTCCGCGAAGGCGTCACCGCCCACACCGGCACCGAAGTCGCCGGTGGTCACACAAAGGTCGGCAGCCACAATCAGTTCCAGGTCGGCACCCACCTCGCCCACGACGTCATCGTCGGCGACCACTGCATCCTGTCGAATCAGGTCCAAGTCGCCGGCCACGTCCAGATCGAAAGCAACGTCACCATCAGCGGCCTCGTCGGCATCCAGCAGTTTGTCACCATCGGCCGCTATTCGTTCATCACCGGCATGGCCCGCTGCACCATGGACGCACCGCCCTACATGATCTACGGCTTTGAAGGCTCCATTCAGGGCGTCAACGTCAAGGGCCTGGGCCGCTGGGGCTTCCAGGAAAGCGCCATTCAGCAACTCCGCGACGTCTATAAGAAGCTCTTCCCCCGCAAGGGTCAGGCGGTCAACACTTACAGCCTGCGTACGCTTTACGGTCTATTGCCCTCCGGCAAGAAGGACGACCGAAACGGCTCCGTCACACTTGCCCGCCGCCTCAGCGACGTCGACAGCATGACCAACCTCGACGAGCACTGCCGCTACCTCATCGACTTCGTGAAGCGCTCCATCCACAGCGGCGTCCACGGCCGCTATCTCGAATCCTGCCGCCGCGATGGCAACGGAGAACGCCCCGCCTTCTACGCCGGTAACGGGGGCAACGGCCGGTGA
- a CDS encoding glutamine synthetase III, with translation MDHASVRRAAVAAATTWTHPPNRLDGCAISTQIDKYFACDVFNQRTMRRRLSKDIYKRLMRTIELGEPLDAQVAEVVAAEMKDWAVEHGATHYTHWFQPLTGLTAEKHDSLVELEKDGEMIYALSGSSLCQSEPDASSFPSGGLRATFEARGYTAWDATSPAFLVRGHNTVTLCIPTAFVSWTGAALDQKTPLLRSMDALSKQAMRVLRLFGTDRGVQRVLTTVGPEQEYFLIDRHLYYARPDLVSCDRTLFGARPPKGQQLEDHYFGSIPPRVLAFMAELEYELYRMGIPVKTRHNEVAPGQFEIAPTFETSNVACDHQMLMMEAIKRVAPRYEMHAILHEKPFLGLNGSGKHNNWSMTTDTRVNLLDPREDTHTNMEFLVYLCAVIRAVDMNAELLRAAIASAGNDHRLGANEAPPAIISIFLGEMLTDIVEQLEKGELSRTIKGGAMDLGAMTLPQLPRDSADRNRTSPFAFTGNKFEFRAVGSSATSAWPNTVMNTIVAESLDYVATHLEKEVGANPPKEKLMAAARSLLQQMIKQHKRVIFNGDGYAAEWHAEAERRGLPNLRDCVAAIPKLGTEKSIQIFEKYQVLNRQELQSRVTAYLEKYTKQILIESETMVMMGRQMILPAAIAHETRLGEAVAALKNAGADHKERLAMLQHFSEKVRQFTTTLEGLAEADNLESHDPLEHATYMKEKIIPLMEVLRSAGDELENHVSADLWPLPSYRELLFLK, from the coding sequence TCCACCCAGATTGACAAATATTTCGCCTGCGATGTGTTCAATCAACGAACCATGCGGCGGCGGCTTTCCAAGGACATCTATAAGCGCCTGATGCGGACGATCGAGCTGGGCGAGCCGCTGGACGCCCAGGTGGCCGAGGTCGTCGCGGCCGAAATGAAGGATTGGGCCGTCGAACATGGCGCGACGCACTACACGCACTGGTTTCAGCCGCTCACCGGTCTGACCGCCGAAAAGCACGATTCCCTGGTCGAGCTGGAGAAGGACGGCGAGATGATCTACGCCCTGTCCGGAAGCAGCCTGTGCCAGAGCGAGCCGGACGCATCGAGCTTTCCGTCGGGCGGATTGCGGGCAACCTTTGAAGCGCGCGGCTACACGGCATGGGACGCGACGAGTCCAGCCTTCCTCGTGCGCGGGCATAACACGGTCACCCTGTGTATCCCGACCGCCTTCGTCTCCTGGACCGGCGCCGCGCTCGATCAGAAGACGCCGCTCCTGCGATCGATGGACGCTCTATCGAAGCAGGCGATGCGCGTTCTGCGCCTCTTCGGAACCGACAGGGGCGTGCAGCGCGTTTTGACCACGGTCGGCCCCGAACAGGAGTATTTCCTGATCGATCGGCATTTGTACTACGCCCGGCCGGACCTGGTTTCCTGCGATCGCACCTTGTTCGGGGCGCGGCCTCCGAAGGGGCAACAACTGGAGGACCACTACTTCGGTTCGATCCCGCCGCGCGTGCTGGCTTTCATGGCCGAGCTTGAGTACGAGCTCTATCGCATGGGCATCCCGGTCAAGACGCGTCACAACGAGGTCGCGCCGGGACAGTTCGAGATCGCCCCGACCTTTGAGACCTCCAACGTGGCCTGCGACCACCAGATGCTGATGATGGAGGCGATCAAGCGGGTGGCGCCGCGCTACGAGATGCACGCGATCCTGCACGAGAAGCCGTTCCTGGGCCTCAACGGGTCCGGCAAGCATAACAACTGGTCCATGACCACGGACACCCGCGTGAACCTGCTCGACCCGCGCGAGGACACGCATACGAACATGGAGTTTCTCGTCTACCTGTGCGCGGTGATCCGGGCCGTGGATATGAATGCGGAGCTTCTCCGAGCGGCGATCGCCTCGGCGGGGAACGATCACCGACTCGGCGCCAACGAGGCCCCGCCGGCGATCATCTCGATCTTCCTGGGCGAGATGCTCACCGATATCGTCGAGCAATTGGAGAAGGGCGAGTTGAGCCGGACCATCAAGGGCGGCGCGATGGACCTGGGCGCCATGACCCTGCCGCAGCTCCCGCGGGATTCGGCTGATCGAAACCGAACGTCGCCATTCGCCTTCACCGGCAACAAGTTTGAATTCCGGGCGGTCGGCTCATCCGCGACGTCGGCATGGCCCAATACCGTGATGAACACCATCGTCGCCGAGTCGCTCGACTACGTTGCGACACATCTCGAGAAGGAAGTCGGCGCCAATCCGCCGAAAGAGAAGCTGATGGCGGCGGCCCGCAGCTTGTTGCAACAGATGATCAAGCAGCACAAACGCGTGATCTTCAACGGCGACGGATACGCCGCGGAGTGGCATGCCGAGGCGGAACGTCGCGGACTGCCCAACCTGCGCGACTGCGTCGCGGCGATTCCGAAGCTGGGAACGGAGAAGTCCATTCAGATTTTTGAAAAGTATCAGGTGCTCAACAGGCAGGAGTTGCAGAGCCGCGTCACCGCCTATCTTGAGAAATACACCAAGCAGATTCTGATCGAGTCGGAGACGATGGTGATGATGGGGCGGCAAATGATTCTGCCGGCCGCGATTGCCCACGAGACCCGGCTGGGTGAGGCGGTCGCCGCGCTCAAGAACGCAGGTGCGGATCACAAGGAACGGCTGGCGATGCTCCAGCATTTCAGCGAGAAGGTGCGGCAATTCACCACGACGCTGGAAGGGCTGGCCGAGGCGGACAATCTTGAGTCGCACGACCCGCTCGAGCACGCGACGTACATGAAGGAAAAGATCATCCCGCTGATGGAGGTGCTGCGGTCCGCCGGTGATGAGCTGGAGAATCACGTGTCGGCGGATCTTTGGCCGCTGCCGTCCTACCGGGAGCTTTTGTTCCTGAAGTAG
- a CDS encoding Gfo/Idh/MocA family oxidoreductase, which yields MTDSPIRTAVVGVGHMGRHHARLYQEMPQSQLVAVVDLNKDRAAEIAGKHGATALSSIDELPNDVRAVTVAVPTIHHRAIAEKLLRRGMAVLVEKPIADTVADAEAMMNCAKETGSILTVGHTERFNPVVRAIQRLDIRPKYIESQRISPFRFRSADIGVVADMMIHDIDIILHLVRSKPVQVDAVGVNVLAKYEDVANARVVFENGAVANLVASRLALKTDRRLRVFSETAYLSLDYQRKNGIVVTRDANLDVLSLAKDKKLEDLAQMADLDFGQLVKVEPLIVDDVEPLRAELEAFLDSVATGKPPAVSAEDGVDAVRLAGQIVSAISSHRWS from the coding sequence GTGACCGATTCTCCCATCCGCACTGCCGTCGTCGGCGTCGGGCACATGGGACGTCACCATGCCCGGCTCTACCAGGAGATGCCGCAGTCGCAGCTCGTCGCCGTCGTCGACCTGAACAAGGACCGCGCCGCGGAGATCGCCGGTAAGCATGGCGCGACCGCCCTCTCCAGCATTGACGAATTGCCGAATGATGTCCGCGCCGTCACCGTCGCGGTTCCCACGATTCACCACCGCGCAATCGCCGAAAAGCTGCTCCGCCGCGGCATGGCCGTCCTCGTCGAAAAGCCCATCGCCGACACCGTCGCCGACGCCGAGGCGATGATGAACTGCGCGAAAGAGACCGGCTCGATTCTCACCGTGGGTCACACCGAGCGGTTCAACCCCGTCGTCCGCGCCATCCAGCGGCTCGACATCCGCCCCAAGTACATCGAGAGCCAGCGGATCAGCCCGTTTCGCTTCCGATCGGCCGACATCGGGGTCGTCGCCGACATGATGATCCACGACATTGACATCATTCTGCACCTGGTCCGCTCCAAGCCCGTTCAGGTCGACGCCGTGGGCGTCAATGTGCTGGCGAAATACGAAGACGTGGCCAATGCCCGGGTGGTGTTTGAGAACGGCGCCGTGGCGAATCTCGTCGCTTCGCGCCTGGCGCTGAAGACCGACCGCCGGCTGCGGGTTTTCTCCGAGACGGCTTACCTGTCGCTCGATTATCAGCGGAAGAACGGCATCGTCGTGACCCGCGATGCAAATCTCGACGTGCTCTCGCTCGCCAAGGACAAGAAACTCGAAGACCTCGCCCAGATGGCCGACCTCGACTTCGGTCAGCTCGTCAAGGTCGAGCCGCTGATCGTGGATGACGTGGAGCCGCTCCGTGCGGAGCTGGAGGCCTTCCTCGACAGCGTCGCCACCGGCAAGCCCCCCGCCGTCAGCGCCGAGGACGGCGTCGACGCCGTCCGCCTCGCCGGACAGATCGTCAGCGCCATCAGTTCCCACCGCTGGAGCTAG